The DNA sequence CCTGGGCGCCGATCACTACGTTCAAGCGGCTTCGCAACGGTAAGCAGCGCCTCTTCCCGCACCTGCGTCAGATCGGTCTGCCCGGCATGATCACCGTGGATCGCACCGGTAAGCGCTTTGGCAACGAAGCCCTGAGCTACCACGACTTCGGCCGTCAGCTGATTGAACATGACCGTGAGCACGAGGACACCTACGCCTGGATCATTGCGGACGAGGCGTGCATGCATACTTACGGCATCGGTTATGCCAAGCCCTGGCCGATCCCACGCAAGTACTTCTTCGATATTGGTTTCCTGGTCAAGGCACGCACCCTCGGGGAACTGGCGGAAAAGATCGGCGCAGATCCCATCACCCTGGAAAACACCCTTGATCGTTTCAACGAGTTCGCCCGTAACGGCGAGGACAAGGACTTCGGTCGGGGGTCAACCGCCTACAACCACTTCCGTGGCGATCCCTCCCACACCCCCAATCCCAACCTGGCCACGCTGGAAAAGGCCCCATACTACGCCGCCAAGATCCACGTCGGTGACCTCGGATCCTTCGCCGGCATCGACGTCGACGGGCACTCCGCGGTCATCGATTCCAAGGGCAATGCCATCCCCGGTCTGTTCGCCGTCGGTGCGTCCGCCACATCGGTATTCGGTGGTGGCTACCCAGGCTATGGCTCCCACATCGGCCCTGCCCTGGTCTTCGGCTACCGCATGGGCCGCGACATCGCGACGCTTGCCCAGCGCGCAGCCTCCCAGGCCCAGGCCGACATCCTCTCCTGACCCCATCCGATAGCAACGAACAATCCATCACCAACCGGAAGGAACAATCATGTCTGATCACACCACCACCGCTCTTCCCCCGTACTCTCACGAGCTGAACTGGCCGGAGAACCTTGTCCCATTCAAGGTCATTGATGAGGATGGTTCACAGGGCTACCCCTACCCGCACTACGCCTGGATGCGCGAGAACGCCCCGGTCATGCGGGCCGCCACCCCGGGCGCCGATGTCTGGTTCCTGACCCGCTACGAGGATGTCCGCAAAGCCCTGCGCGCCCCCAAGATCTTCTCCTCCGAGGTGGTCACCCCGGTGCCGATCACCTTCTTAACGCTTTTCGACGCCCCGAACCACGCCCGACTGCGCAAAGTCGTGGCCCGAGCTTTCACCCCGAAATCCGTGGGAATCATGGAAGACCGGGTCCGTACCATCGGCACGGACCTCCTGGAGAAGATGATTGAGAACGGCGGTGGTGATGCTGTCAGTGATTACACGCTCCAACTGAGCATGGCCACCATCAGCGGAATCCTGGATGTGCCCGCTGAAGATGTGGAGAAGATGAAGTTCTGGTCTGATGAGATCTTTACCTACTTCGCCCAGCTGGCCCGCAATGCCCCCGGCAACGACACCGCCGCGGAGAGCACCAGGGACTTCCTGGCCTACCTGCTCAACAACCTGGAGCGACTCTACCGCGAGGAAAGCGAAGCTGTCGGTGGACATATTGCACGCATGTGGAAGGAGGGACTCCTCAATGACAAGGAGGCCTCCGAGCTATGTTCCTTCATGTTTGTCGCCGGACATGACACCACGACCCTGCTTATGGCCGGCGCGTTCCAACAGTTCAGCGAAACCCCGGAACTGCTGCACCGACTCCGTGAAAATCCCGCAGACATCGAGCCGTTCGTGGAGGAACTCGCACGATTCCGGGGCCCCATCCACCGCACCGTACGCAAAACCACCGAACCCGTGGAGCTCCACGGTGTCACCATCCCGGAGGGTTCCATTGTCCGCCTGATGATCGCCTCCGCGAACCGCGACCACACCAAATTCCCCGACGGTGACACCTTCGACATGGACCGGGACAGCTCCGGACACCTCGGTTTCGGCCACGGTGTGCACAGTTGCGTCGGCGCCCCACTGGCACGTCTGGAAACCACCATTACCGTCGAACTGCTCACCACCATGCTAGAGAGAATCGAACTCGACCCTGATCATGCGATCGAATATATGAAGGGCAACAACATCAGCAACGGCCCCAACGTTCTCCACGTCCGTCTACATTCCCGTGACCGTTCCCTCGTCAGTTAGAAAGGAAAGAACAATGTCTGCTACCCACCCTATTGTCATCATTGGTGCCGGCCACGCCGGAGTCACCGCGGCAGCCCGCCTCAAGGAACTCAATTGGTCCGGTGGGATCATCATGGTCGACCAGCAGTCCACCGACCCCTATGAACGACCACCACTGTCCAAAGACCTGCTGAAAACTGATTCCGACGGCCGCGCCCAGCGGCTGCGCAAGGCGGGGTGGTTTGAGGAGCGCGGTATCCGGTTCCTCAGCGGACGCTCCGCCACCGGTATCGACCGGGATTCCCAGGTCGTCCATCTCTCGGATGGTCACCAGCAGCAGTACCACCGCCTGATCATCGCCACCGGTGCCACCGCCCGGGCACTCCCAGTGCCGGGAGCTGATCTCCCCGGGGTCCAGATGCTCAAGACCCACGAGGATGCGGTTCAGCTCCGGGAAGCGCTACAGCAGCAGAAGCGCATTGTGGTCATCGGAGCCGGATACATTGGTATGGAGGTGGCCGCGGCGGCAACCGCAGCCGGTTGCCGCACTACAGTCATCGAATTCCAAGACCGCATCATGTCCCGGGTGACCTCCGAACCCATCTCGCACTTCTTCGAAAATCTTCATACGCAGGCAGGTGCCAATTTTCGCTTCAGCACCGGAGCCTCCGAAATCCAAGGTGAGGGCAGGGTTGAGCGCGTACTCACCAACACAGGTGAAGTCCATAAAGCAGATGTGGTCGTCGTCGGCATCGGTGTGATCCCCAACCAGGATCTAGCGGAACAGGCCGGATTGCTCTGCGATGACGGGATCATCGTCGATGCTGAGGCACGCACCTCCGATCCCCACATTTATGCCATCGGTGATGTCTCACGCTCCATATGCCAGTTTGAGAACGTCGACCGGCGTCTCGAATGCATCCAGAATGCCACACACCAGGCCACTCAGGCGGCCCGCAGCATCATGGGTGCTGACCCTGCGGAACCCGAGATCGCCTGGTTCTGGACCGTCCAGCACGACAAGCGCCTACAGACAGCAGGCGTGCGTCACCCGGATGATGAACTCGTCCTGCGTGGAAATCCTGCAGCGGGCAAATTCTCAGTCCTCTACCTGCGCGAAGGTCGTCTTGCCGCCATTGATACCGTCGGCCGACTCGCCGATTTCCGACAGGGCAAGAAGCTGATCTCCGCCCGCCACATCATTGACCCCATCATCGTGGCCGACGCCAACCGTCCGCTCTCCGATTCCATCCGCGATCTCGTTACCGCTTAACCTACCTAAGGAGCTAAATCATGTCTGACCAGAACATCAACGTCATCGACCGCGAAGGATCCACCCACACCATCGAATGGGAATCCGACCAGTCCCTCATGGAAGCCCTCCGCGACAATGACCTCCCGATCCTCGCCTCCTGCGGTGGCACCGAATCCTGCGCCACCTGCCATGTCTACCTCCCGGAGGATATTATCGAGCAACTTGATCCCCGTAGTGAAGACGAGATTGAACTGCTGGAGGATGCCGAAGGCTTTGAACCCGGATGTTCACGCCTGTCCTGTCAGGTCCCGCAGCGTCCTGATTTCCTCGGCAAGACGGTGACCCTGGCGCCAGAAGACGACTAGCAGTACTTCATTAGATGGGTGCGAGCCTGCAATGCGGGCAACACCCAAGAGCTGGCTGATCACCGACTGGGCTTGTGGGTCGGTGACAGCAAACCATTGTTCGGTGAAAAAATAAATATGTTGCCGTGAGCAGAGAGTTAAGGGCCAGCGGCCATCGTGACTGTCCCTCTCGAGGAGATGTAGGGGTTGATTCGAAAGGTATTTGCGGTGGTCGCCTCATTTGTTGATGGGGTTACTACCGGCAGTTACAGATATACCACGCTATCAGACGCTGATAATGGGAGCGCGGGATGAGAACCACTCAGGCGATCATAACCTAGCGTTTTCGACCTGGAGTCTATTGAAACTAACCGATCATCTGCTTAACCAGGGGGTGGTCGACGACATCTCCCACGAAGGACTACGCATGCTCCTTCATGAGGAAGGCTTCTCGTTTCCAGGTATTAAAACCTGGAAAACCTCAACTGGCCCTGAGCATGAAGCCAAAAAGAATCGAGTGCTAAATCTTTATGCCATCGCCGATGGCATAACCATATCTGGGCTAGAAGATCCCGAAGTAGTCATCTGCATGGATGAATTCGGTCCCCTCAATCTTCAACCCCGCCCAGGCAAACAGTGGATGTCGAAAACAGTCGCTAAGAGCGATACTGATGATCCACGCCGACGACGACGCGCGACTTATAAACACCTGCACGGGGTCCAACATCTGCTGGCTTGATTTGATTTATCCACTGACCGCGTTTACGGGTATATCAAGACTTCTAAAAAGGACCCAGTTCCTGGCGTTTTTGTCGCTACCTGCGGTGACTGCATCCACTACAGGTGCGGATCGCAATTGTATTAGATATTTTCTCCCCCACCGTTCAGTTAAGACTGATGGTCGGGCCGGGGGGGATTGAGCGGTGACCAATAACGTTGAATTCGCCTAGGTACCATTTTACGTCTCGTGATTGAAACGAATTGGGGCACAGTTCACTGGCTTGCGATACTTCGCTCTGGATGGCACCGATCATCCCAGTCATCGGGAACGGGCCCGGATGGTCCGGCGTTATAGTGCCTGGCGTAATCATCACACCGCTGACCCAAAGCTTCGCAAAGTCATCACGCAAGGCAGCATCTCATCAAAAGGGCAAAGGTTACCTGACGCAGAACTAATCACGATAAGACTGTTCGACCGCCTTATTCCATTCCTCGTAGGCGTCCTCGCGCTCACCTTCACTCATTTCCGGAGTCCAGGTCTGCTTGATGGAGATCAGTTCAGCGATCTGATCCAGGCTCTGGAAGAAGCCCGACCCCAGGCCTGCTGCAAAGGCAGCTCCCAGGGCGGTGGTCTCAATGTTATGGGGACGGATCACGTCGATGCCCAGGATATTGGACTGCATCTGCATGAGCAGTTCATTTTCCACCATGGCGCCATCCACGCGCAGTGATTCCAATTCCTTGCCGGCATCAAGTGCCATGGCTTCCACAACCTCACGGGTCTGGAAGGCGTTGGCTTCCAACACGGCACGGCAGATGTGGTTGCGGTTGGCATAACGGGTGAGTCCGGTGATCACACCGAGGGCATCAGAACGCCAGCGTGGTGCGAAGAGGCCGGAAAAGGCCGGAACCACGTGCACACCGCCGTTATCGGGAACCTGGAGTGCCAGCTCCTCGATTGCAGGAGCGGTCGGGATCATCTGCAGGGAGTCACGGAGCCACTGCACCAGGGAACCACCCATGGATACGGAACCCTCGAGTGCATAGACAGGTTCCTGGCCTTGGATCTGATAGGCGATGGTGGAGAGCAGTCCGTGCTTGGAGATGCTCAGTTCCTTGCCGGTGTTCATCAGGAGGAAGAGGCCGGTGCCATAGGTGTTCTTGGCATCGCCCTCCTTGAATCCACCCTGACCAAATAGTGCTGCCTGCTGATCCCCCAGCACGCCGGTGATCGGAACATCGGCGAGGATACCGCGGTGGCGTACGGAGCGGTAATCACCAATGGATGATTTGATCTCCGGGAGCATGCTCATGGGAATGTCCAGTGCTTCACAGAGTTCCGGATCCCACTGTTGGGTGTTGATGTCCATGAGCAGGGTGCGGGAAGCGTTGGTGACGTCGGTGGCGTGGATGGCTTCTGCACCGTCATCACCGCGGACACCACCGGTGAGGTTCCAAAGCAGCCAGGTGTCCATGGTGCCAAAGAGCAGTTCGCCCTTTTCCGCGCGTTCCCGAACACCTTCCACGTTATCCAGGATCCATTTGAGCTTGGGCCCTGCCGGGTAGGAGTTGAGGAGCAGACCGGTGCGGTCCAGCCACTTCTGTTGCCCTTCTGCACCGGCGAGTTCCCTGCAGATCTCATTGGTGCGGGTGTCCTGCCAGACAATGGCGTTATACACAGGTTCACCGGTGGCGGGGTCCCAGACGACGGTGGTTTCACGCTGGTTGGTCACACCGACGGAGGCGATTTCATAGGGGGTGATGTCGATTGCCACCATGGCCTGGCTGACCACGGCACGGACATTGTCCCAGATCTCCAGGGCATTGTGCTCGACCCAGCCCTGCTCAGGGAAGATTTGTGAGTGTTCTTTGGTGGCCACCGAAACCACTTCACCGTTTTTATCGATGATGATGCAACGGGTGGACGTGGTGCCCTGGTCGATGCCAGCCACATAAGAATTGGCTTTTGAGGATCTCATGGCCCCTATTTTTGCATGCGGACCCAAGTACGGTATAGCCAAAAATGAAAGGGTTATGCCTGCGCCCGGTTACCACCCCCGCAGCGCACACCCAGGACATAACCGGTGGTCAGGATATATAACACCAGCTTGGCGGAAAGGACTCACTGTGTGGGATTTGCTGATAATTAAATCCCATTTTCCGCGTCCTGGCGGAAGCTGACCCGGAATTTAATTCACGGTTTTAGCGGCTCCACCCTATCCCTGAGTTAGAACCACCACTCCAACACCTCAGCCACCCCGGCCTCATCATTGGTGGTGGTCACGTGGTCGGACACTGCCTTCACTTCCGGGCGGGCGTTGCCCATGGCCACTCCCCTGCCGGCCCACTGGAGCATTTCAATGTCATTGGGCATGTCACCAAACGTGATCACATCAGATTGCTCCACCCCCAGCAGTTCCGCCAGGTAGGCAACACCGAGCGCCTTGGTCACCCCAGGTGCAGCCACCTCGAGCAGGCCACCGGACATGGAGAAAGTCACGTGGGCCATCTCCTCCGGGATCGCCGGGCGGATCAGGTCGAACATCTCCTTGGATTCCAGGAAATCACTGCGCAGCAGTAGTTTCGTCGCCGGTTCGGAGATCAGCGTGTCCAGGGACACCACGCCGTGATCATCCAGTGTGGGCCAGGCATGGCTGTATTCCGGGGTCACCAGGAAGAGTTCATCCACATTGTCGAAGGCGGAGGTGCCCGCACGTTCCACGGCAAAACTCACGCCACCGTGTTCAGCCAGGGCGGCGCGGGCGAGGCCCACCACGGACACCATCACCTCCGGCGCCAGCGTATGGGCCTTGAGGATCCTGTCCTCTGCGGAATCGTAGATCACCGCCCCATTCGCGCAGACACAGACAGGGCGCACGGGCAGCTGCTCCAGGACGTTGAAGATCCACCGTGCCGGCCTGCCGGTGGACAACGCCATGACCGCACCTTGCGCCGTCATGCGTGTGATCACCTCACGGAGTCGGGCGGGCACGCGTTCGGCGCTGTCGATCAACGTTCCATCGACGTCGCTGGCCACTAGCTTGGGGGCGGGACCAGGACTGCTCATGTCTCCTACTTTCGTCTGATTTTTCCAACAAGGCCCCTGGCCTTGTTGAACAGCCGCTTGGGGAGCGGTTTCTTGTCAGCGTGCGCGGCCTGCTTGGCCTCGCGTTTTGCTTGTCGACGCTCCTTTTCCGCCATCTCCAACAGGGACGCCCTCTCCAGCGAAGGGGCTCCCCCACCGAGGGATTCCGACCGCCAGAGTTCCCCGCCTTCGAAGGGGCCGAAGGTGGTCTCGTACTCTGTCCGCACGTCGTCGAGAAGCTCTTTCATCGCCCGGGAGAGGCGCTCGGTGGCCTCTTCCGGGGTGCCGCTCGAGTCAACCGGCTCGCCGACTTTGATGATTATCGGGAAGTGGGTGCGACCCATATTGCGGTCGATGTCCTTGGTGATGATCCGCTGGCCACCCCAGATGATCAGGGGCAACAGTGGGGCGCCTGCGGCCTCGGCGATACGGACCGCACCGGTCTTGAGGTTTTTGATCTCGAAGCTGCGGGAGATGGTGGCCTCCGGGAAGATCCCCACCAACTGCCCCTGTTTGAGACGGGTTACGGCATTCTCCAGGGAACCCGCGCCTTTGCCTTTATCGCGGTTGACCGGGATGTGGTGCATCCCCTTCATCAGCTGGCCCACGCCGGGAGTATCAAAGATCTCCTTCTTCGCCATGAACCGCACCAGGCGCTTGCCCCGCAGATGTGCCGGGAGACCGCCGAGGATGAAGTCATAATAACCGGTGTGGTTGACCGCCAGAAGCGCACCCCCGCTGGTGGGGACGTTTTCCGATCCGTAGACATAGAGCTTCAGGCCCTGGGCCTTCATCACCGTTTTAATGAATCGGATGATGATGCCGTTGTACAGGGGTTCCCTGGATTCCTTCGGGTGCAGTGGCACCTCCGGGGTGCCTTCCGGCACGAAGAACCCCTGCTTTTTAACCATGTTGTGCATTGCCACGTGCCTTATTTGATGGGTTCGAGGACATCCTTGCCCACGAATGGGCGCAGCGCCTCGGGAACGATGACGGAACCATCGGCCTGCTGGTTGTTTTCCAGGATGGCGACCAACCAGCGGGTGGTGGCCAGGGTGCCGTTGAGGGTGGCGGCGATCTGTGGCTTGCCGTTGGCATCGCGGTAACGGGTCTGCAGACGACGTCCCTGGAAGGTGGTGCAGTTGGAGGTGGAGGTCAGCTCGCGGTAGGTCTCCTGGGTGGGGACCCAGGCCTCGGTGTCGAACTTGCGGGCAGCGGATGCACCCAGGTCTCCACCGGCGACATCGATGACGCGGTAGGGAACCTGGACGGCTGCGAGCATGTCCTTTTCCATCTGCAACAGCTTCTGGTGCTGCTCCTCGGCCTCCTCAGGCTTGCAGAATACGAACATCTCCACCTTGTCGAACTGGTGGACACGCAGGATGCCCCGGGTGTCCTTTCCATAGGATCCGGCTTCACGGCGGAAGCAGGAGGACCAGCCCGCGTACTTCATGGGGCCGTCATTGAGATCGATGATCTCATCCTTGTGATAACCGGCCAGGGCCACCTCAGAGGTGCCCACCAGGTACATGTCATCGCGCTCGAGGTAGTAGATCTCTTCGGCGTGATCACCGAGGAAACCGGTGCCGGCCATGATCTCTGGGCGGACCAGCACCGGTGGGATCATCATCTTGAAACCAGCTGCGGTGGCCTTCTGCGCCGCGAGGGTGAGCATGCCGAGCTGCAGCATGGCACCATCGCCGGTGAGGTAATAGAACCGGGCACCGGAGACCTTGGTGCCACGCTTCATATCGATGAGGCCGAGGGACTCACCCAGCTCAAGGTGATCCTTGGGCTCGAAGTCGAAGGTACGTGGCTCACCGACATGCTCGAGGACCACGAAGTCCTCCTCGCCGCCGGCAGGGGCGCCTTCCACCACGTTAGACAGCTTCATCTGCAGCTCATGCACGCGCTGTTCCGCGGCTTCCTGTGCAGCTTCCGCCTCCTTGACCTTGGTCTTGAGTTCATTGGAGCCCTCCAGCAGTGCTGGGCGGTCCTCCGGGGAGGCCTGGCCGATCTTCTTTCCGAACGCCTTGTGTTCAGAGCGGAGATCATCAGCGGCCTGGATCGCCTGTCGACGGGTCTCGTCAGCACTGATCAGCTCATCAACAAGGGCGGGATCCTCACCACGGGTGATCTGGGAGGTGCGGACAACGTCAGAATTGTCACGGAGGAATTTCAGATCAATCATGGAATTCAATCTACCGTGCCCATCTCATCTTGGAGGCGTTAGGTGGAGACACAACCCCGATCCGCCCCTTTGCCCACCGGCCATGACCTAAACCACCTCCTGGTTATGACCAGGTGCGCTAAAGTTGAGTCTATGTCTGCTGCTGACCTTGCGGATGATGGATCCGCCCTGCCCCACCGTGTCTTGACTGACGGCCCCAAACCTAAACACCAGCAGCTGCGGGAAATACTCGAGGACCTGTGCACCACCCAGCTGCAACCGGGTGACATGCTGCCAGGCGAACGTGTCCTGGAAGAGAAATACGGTGTCAGCCGGATCACCGTCCGACGTGCCATCGGTGATCTGGTGGCCTCTGGCCGTCTTAAACGAGCCCGCGGCAAAGGCACTTTCGTGGCGCACTCACCGTTGGTCTCCCGCCTGCATCTGGCGTCTTTCTCCGCGGAGATGGCCGCCCAGAACCTGGTGGCCACCAGCCGCATCCTGTCCTCCTCCCGCGGGCCGGCCCCGGATGAGATCTCTGACTTCTTCGGCACCAACCGCGGCACCCAGCACATCACGCTCCGCCGTCTCCGACTGGGCAACGGCAGGCCCTATGCCATCGATCATGGCTGGTACAACGCGGACGTTGCCCCTGATCTTCTGGAAAATGATGTTTATAACTCTGTCTATTCCATCCTGGACCGCGTGTACAACGTCCCCGTGACCCAGGCGGAGCAGACCGTGACGGCGGTGGCCGCCGACGAGGATACCGCCAGGCTTCTCGATGTCTCCCCGGGCGCACCCCTGTTGCGGATCCTGAGGCAGTCACTATCCAGCGGAAAACCCGTGGAGTGGTGTGTGTCGTTGTACCGAACTGATCGATATTCCCTGAAAACTATGGTTACCCGTTCAGAGGATCTCTGAGAAACTGCCCTTTGCGTGGCATGATGGTGACAATCATGAGTACATCCACTGAATCCTCAGCACGCACACAGCGCAAGGGTTTTCGTTCCGGCGCCGCGGTGCAGACAATGCTCGTTGCAGCACTCGCGGCTTCGGCTGCTGTCGGCATGTATTCCTACGGGGTCAGTTCCAACGATGAGGGACAGGACACGGTCGCGACTGGGGAGACGTCGACAAGCACACCGGCACCTGCACCGGTCGCATCGTTCACCACCGCCGACGTGGGAATGTGTGCCACGTGGGACGTCAATAATGACGGCCAGGTCTCAGGCTTTGAACAGACAAGCTGCGAAGGCGAACACCGCTTCGAGATCTCCAAACGGGAGGACCTGGCAACCTACCCCAGCTCCGAGTTCGGCCCCGCGGCTGAACCACCCAATCTCACACGTCAGGCGCAACTACGCGAGGAGCTGTGCCAGTCCCCGACCCTGGCATACCTCAACGGCCGTTTTGATCCGGCAGGGCGCTACACCATCGCACCGATCCTGCCACCAGCCGAGGCGTGGGCCGCGGGGGACCGCACTATGCTGTGCGGCCTGCAGGCCACCGACTCCAACGGCATCCCCCAGCTGACTGTGGGCCCAGTGGCCACCAATGACCAGGCACGTGTGTTTGAAACCGGTGCGTGCGTCCGGGTGGAATCCTCTGCGGAATTCCGTGAGGTTGACTGCGCTGAGGACCACCACCTGGAAACAGTGTCCACGGTCAATCTCGGTGTTCCATTCCCGCAGGGCGTCCCCAGCACCGATGACCAGAACAACTTCCTCGGCAGCACCTGCACCCAGGCCGCCATCGACTACATGGGTGATGAGGAACGGCTCTACCAGTCCTCCCTGCAGACTTTCTGGCCCACCATCACCGCCAATTCCTGGCTCGGTGGTTCACACAGCGTGAACTGTTATCTCATGTCCCCGTCCACCGAGGGGGATTCCACCTTCAACATCCTCAATGGCTCTGCACTCACCGGGTTCACCATCAACGGTGAGGTACCACCACCGCAGCCGGAACGGGATCCACTCCGTCCCGGCGCCTCGGTTCCGCTCTAGTGTGAATTCTCCGGGAGAGATGATCTTGATCGACGTCAGCGATGAACGCTTCGAAGAAATGGTCGATGATGCCTTCGACCAGGTCCCCCAGAAGTTTCTGGACAACATGCGCAATGTGGTGGTGCTTGTTGATGACTTTCACCCCGAATCACCCAACATCCTGGGCCTCTACACCGGGGTGGCGCTGACCAACCGGATGTTCGCCCACGGTGGTCTGCCCGACACCATCACCATTTACAAAGGTGCCCTCCAGCGGCACTGCCATTCAGAGGAGCATCTGGCGGAGCAGGTCCGGGTGACTGTCCTGCACGAGGTGGGCCACTACTTCGGGCTGGAGGAACATGACCTGCACAGGCTGGGGTACGCCTAGCGTGATCGTGACATGAGAAAACCGGCAGGTGCACAACAGCATCTCATCGCTGTTGTGCACCTGCCGGTTGTTGTGTGCTCAGGTTCGGGAGGGGCTGTCCCCTAGCCTTTCTTCACCGTGATCTGCCAGGAGGCATCTCCGACTTCGCGGAAGTCGGTGACCTCGTGGCCATCGGTGGCGCACCACTGCGGGATGGCGTCGGTGGCCTGGGTGCAGTCGAAATCAATGACCAGGTGATCACCGGACTGCAGGGTCTTCATCACGTCCTTGGCTTCAATGAGTGGGAACGGGCACACCGCGCCGAGGGAATCCAGGGCGTAGTAGCCACTGCCCAGGTCACGCAGTTTCTGGCTGACCGCGGGCTTGAGGCTGATGAGTCCGGTTGCGACCTTCACACCACCCAGCGGTGCTGGGGTGACGGCGGAGTCGGTGTTCACCGGCAGGACGCGGTCCTCAGCGGAGGTCGGGGTGGCGTGGTCCAGGCTCTCCTCGGTGGAGTAGGCCTGGGTGGCATCTGCCTTCTGCTGGGCCACTGCTGCGGGCTTGAGGAAGATCTTGGCTGCCACACCGACACCGATGGCGATGAACAGCAGGGCGATCCAGCCCTGGAAGCTGAAGAGGCTGGTCTGGACCATGCCGTTACCCACGGTGCAGCCACCGGCCAGGGAAGCGCCGACACCCATCATGGTGCCACCGATGACGGCGCGCACGGAGGTGCTGGCATCGGCGACGCGGACACG is a window from the Corynebacterium faecale genome containing:
- a CDS encoding metallopeptidase family protein, with amino-acid sequence MIDVSDERFEEMVDDAFDQVPQKFLDNMRNVVVLVDDFHPESPNILGLYTGVALTNRMFAHGGLPDTITIYKGALQRHCHSEEHLAEQVRVTVLHEVGHYFGLEEHDLHRLGYA
- a CDS encoding septum formation family protein; this translates as MMVTIMSTSTESSARTQRKGFRSGAAVQTMLVAALAASAAVGMYSYGVSSNDEGQDTVATGETSTSTPAPAPVASFTTADVGMCATWDVNNDGQVSGFEQTSCEGEHRFEISKREDLATYPSSEFGPAAEPPNLTRQAQLREELCQSPTLAYLNGRFDPAGRYTIAPILPPAEAWAAGDRTMLCGLQATDSNGIPQLTVGPVATNDQARVFETGACVRVESSAEFREVDCAEDHHLETVSTVNLGVPFPQGVPSTDDQNNFLGSTCTQAAIDYMGDEERLYQSSLQTFWPTITANSWLGGSHSVNCYLMSPSTEGDSTFNILNGSALTGFTINGEVPPPQPERDPLRPGASVPL